The window GCTGAGGATTGCACCCGGTAAACGTGTCATCCATTCATTAAAACCACCAATTTTATAAGCTCCCGCAATGAGCAACTCAAGGAGAGACGGCTCTTGCAGATAAGGCTTACTTCCCAGCTTGGGATGAAGCCACTGCCAAATCTCTAATGGTGCTTTTGTGATTTCACGAGCTGCCAGGGCAACTGAGCCTTCACCCCCCTCCAAGAGGGGCGGACTGCCCAAATTAATCCCAAATAAGAGCAGCGCGGCTAAAAGTAATCCTACAATCCACAGTCCTTCAACCCAGCGTTCAGTTTTACGACTTCTATTACCTGAACGACCCCAAGTAAAAGTTTGATGATCCATCTCTACCAACAATTCAGATTGCTGCTCGTTGCTAATTGCAGTCCTCGTGGCATCCTACCCATTGATCGCTCTTTGTCGTTGCTCAAAGCAGCAGTATGCTTTTCCAAGGTAACTTTCCAGTTTTGTAGTACAAGCCTTACCGAATGGTTGAAGGAAATTCTTCCGACATTAACTCGTTAAGGGTTTTGTGCGCTATCACACCCCGCTCCGCTAACACAAGCCCCCTAGCCACTCCTGGGAAATCCAGATTGTGGTTACTTTTTTGAGTATCGTTGCCGCACCCTTGCAATCCGCATTTAGGAAGGTGCTATTTCAAGGATGTTCCTCTGGTGTTAACGCAGGTTGCCCGGTTGTCTAATCCTGGAACGATGAAGAGCGTCTTATTTTGATCGAGATCAACTCAAGTCAGTTTTTCCTCGATCATGAACTCTACCTCGAATTGCGTTCTTGTGTGTGAGAAACATAGGCTAATTTTTACTAATAATCTGATTTTATAGCGAATTGAACACAGGAACAAGAGTGGGGCACGGTCTCCCTCCCTAGACCAGGAGAAGGGTTTTGAAACCGAACCGTCAAATGCACTACTCTATGAAGGGGTGAAAGAGGAGATCATTGTCCTCAAAGCTCTATCCGATGAGGTATTAATCGTTTAAATTGAGAGCGATTATGTAAAACACAGCCCTCAAGGCCGTGCAAAAATTAACGCCTCGCCTTCAACGGTGGACACCAGCAAGATTTAGGAGCCAAAGTCTCTTGGAGAAGACTTTCGCCACTAAACCTAGGTGCTAAAATACCCGGCATGAATCCCAATTTAACTTTTCTTTCAAAATAAAAACCCAAATTTGAAAAATTGTAGACAGGCGATGCCATTGAGTTATCTCTCTTCATAAATTTTTACGGAGGCAATCGGTGAAATTAAAGTGAGAATCACACACCCTACAAACACAATTCATTGGCCTAGGAGGAGAAACACTTTACCAAAACCCTGAATTTACAGAGTGTTCGCTCTTTTTTATGGCAGATTTCAGAGTCACCTGTGTTCTACATCGGCACATCGCTGCTTTATTGAGCCTAGTGCAACAACAGCCCAGTTTTCTAGATGGAGAGTAAGAACACGCCCCGCCCATCTTCCTACCTGCCTAACAGGAATAAATCCGGAATAATAAAAACATGAGAACTAAATTGGCAGAATTCATCACACACTAGAAAAAAATCTCTCCATGTCGTCAATAAATCCCTAACCGGAAAATAACTCTGTAATAAATCCAACTCGTCTATTCAACCAAAACTTGTTCACTGTCTCGCCTTCTTGAGTTCCAGCCCAATGAGAGCGATCTAGGGTGATAAGCTTACCACTCCTTCTCTGACCTAGGCCTTATCCATACCTGGATTTGTTGAAAGTAATACCCTGATATGAAGTATCTTGTTCATTTCCAATCGTCAGATTCTAGACCCCAAATGTTATGGCTTCTAAACCCGCTTTTGCCATTGAATACAGCCAATGAGGCATTTAAATCTGAATTGATCACCTGCGATACTTAACGCATATGGAAGGATCATTTGAACTCACACTACAGATGATCGTGGCTGTTCTTGCCGGGATCAGCGCTCAGGTCATCGCGGAATATCTCAAGGTTCCGAGCATCGTCTTTCTGCTGATGTTTGGTATGCTCTTGGGGCCAGATGGCTTGGGTGTATTGCACCCCCAGAGCCTGGGAGTCGGTCTGGAAGTGATTGTCGCGCTCTCCGTGGCGGTCATTCTTTTTGAGGGAGGATTGAACCTGGAACTGCGGGACTTAGGTAAAGTGTCCGGAAGTCTCAGGAACTTAGTCACCCTCGGCACTCTGATCACGTTGCTGGGGGGTGGCATGGCGGCTCACTGGCTGGGTGAATTTCCCTGGTCAATTGCTTTTCTTTATGCGTCTTTAGTCGTCGTCACAGGTCCTACGGTGATTAGCCCTCTGCTCAAACATGTACAAGTGGATCGGCAAGTCGCGACGATTCTAGAGGGAGAAGGCGTTTTAATTGACCCCGTGGGAGCCATTCTTGCCGTTGTCGTGTTAGACACGATTTTAAATGGGGATGCGAGTCCGTCAGAAGCCATTATTGGCTTGAGCTTGCGCCTCGGTATCGGTGCTAGCATCGGCGCGGCGGGAGGTTGGTTGCTGGGATTGGTTCTTAAACGTGCCAGCTTTATCTCAGAAGAACTGAAAAATCTAGTTGTGCTGGCTGGCATGTGGGGCTTGTTTGGCTTGGCGCAAATGATTCGATCGGAATCCGGGTTAATGGCTACGGTGGTTTCCGGAATGGTCGTGGGCGCGTCTGCCCTCCCTGAAGAGCGGTTATTGCGGCGGTTTAAAGGACAATTAACCGTTCTCGGCGTCTCGGTACTCTTCATTCTGCTGTCGGCTGACTTATCCATCGCCAGTATTTTTGCTCTGGGTTGGGGTAGCTTGTTCACCGTCCTGGTACTCATGTTAGGGGTGCGTCCCATCAGCATCCTCTTGTGTACCTGGAACAGTGGTCTGAACTGGCGACAGAAATTGTTTTTGTCCTGGATTGCTCCGAGAGGAATTGTCAGTGCGTCTGTTGCGTCCTTGTTTGCCATTCTCTTGACACAACGAGGGATTAATGGTGGTGCTTCGATTAAAGCCCTGGTCTTTCTCACGATCATGTTGACGGTTTTTTTGCAAGGGCTGACGGCACGCTGGGTCGCCCAGTGGCTGCAACTGAATCAGCACTTTGGTGCAACAGGGGCTGTGATTATTGGCTGTAATCCGTTAAGCCGTCTAATTGCTCGTTTGTTTCAAGAGCGAGGAGAGTCTGTGGTACTCATCGATACTGACCCCGAAGCCTGTGCAAAAGCAGAACAAGAAAATCTGCCGGTGATTCAAAGCAGCGGTTTGGATATCAAAGCCTTGGAAGAAGCAGGACTTGACTCAATGGGCACGTTCCTCGCGATGACAAGTAATGGTGAG of the Allocoleopsis franciscana PCC 7113 genome contains:
- a CDS encoding cation:proton antiporter, with product MEGSFELTLQMIVAVLAGISAQVIAEYLKVPSIVFLLMFGMLLGPDGLGVLHPQSLGVGLEVIVALSVAVILFEGGLNLELRDLGKVSGSLRNLVTLGTLITLLGGGMAAHWLGEFPWSIAFLYASLVVVTGPTVISPLLKHVQVDRQVATILEGEGVLIDPVGAILAVVVLDTILNGDASPSEAIIGLSLRLGIGASIGAAGGWLLGLVLKRASFISEELKNLVVLAGMWGLFGLAQMIRSESGLMATVVSGMVVGASALPEERLLRRFKGQLTVLGVSVLFILLSADLSIASIFALGWGSLFTVLVLMLGVRPISILLCTWNSGLNWRQKLFLSWIAPRGIVSASVASLFAILLTQRGINGGASIKALVFLTIMLTVFLQGLTARWVAQWLQLNQHFGATGAVIIGCNPLSRLIARLFQERGESVVLIDTDPEACAKAEQENLPVIQSSGLDIKALEEAGLDSMGTFLAMTSNGEVNSVLAQRAAEEFQPPRVLAVFPRDPQGNAPTTQGKVSQAFIPQLPIKVWNQYLSEGQVKLGKTALKEPGFAFQRAHLQALIRSGELLPLLVERGESSFQIVPATDNWQPGDQIIYLLHDPRPKLLKRLSGASASSRLALEKLPEVEEVPISASVSGMGMASKGQREAIAEIVKPSQQEVLQPPAQGL